TTCCCTATACATCTGGATTGCTTTTACTTGTTGGATTTTAAATGAGGAAGGGCAAgtttatgttgattgttgtttaCCAACGGGTTGCGCAATTTCCTGTTTGTTATTTGAAACTTTTAGTTCTTTTCTGGAATGGGTGGTCAGGCAGGAGTCAGGTAGGGAATCTGTGCTTCACTActtagatgttttttgtttttttttggggccgGCTGGCAATCGttactgttctattctgctacACACGATGGAACGGGTGGCGGCGATGTTCAGGGTCCCGTTGGTGCTGGAGAAAACCGAAGGCCCGACGACTTCTGTGAAATTCTTGGGCATTGTCATTGATACGATGAGGATGGAATGTTGTTTGCCTGAGGAGAAATTGTGTGACCTGGTAACGGAGGTTGCGGGTTTGCGGAGGGTTAAGAAGGCACAGTTGCATAAGATCCAGTCGGTATTGGGTAAGCTGAACTTCGCTTGTAGGATTTTGCCTATGGGGCGGGTTTTTTGTTGGCGTTTGGCCAGGGCGACGGCAGGGGTGGCGGCTCCTTTCCATTATGTGAGATTGTCTGCAGAGGTGAGGGCGGATCTGGCAGTTTGGGAGCAATTCTTGTCTCAGTACAATGGAAGGTCGGTGTGGATGGGAGGGCATATTTCTAATGTCGATTTAGAACTTTTCACCAACGCATCTGGATCTTGTGGATATGGTGCGTTTTGTCATGGTGAATGGAGTGCGGGGGCGTGGCCCGATGAATGGCGGCAGGCGGGCTTTCTTTCTAATCTGGTATTACTGGAGCTGTTTCCTATTGTTTTGGCGGTGGAATTATGGGGGGACTTGCTTCGGAATAAGCGAGTGCGATTTTGCTGTGACAATAATGGGTTTGTTCAAGCTATTAACTTGCAATCAGCCAGTTCACCGCCAGTGATTCGCTTGCTGCTGCTTTTGGTTTTGCAAGGTTTGTTTTTGAATGAGTTCTTTGTAGCTGTCCATTTGCCAGGTGTGGAGAATTCAGTAGCTGACGCTCTCTCTCGTTTTAAGTGGGATCGTTTTTGCCAATGGGTGCCGGAGGTGGTCGAGTGGGGGCGTCCTTGTCCTCAGTGACTCTGGTGAGTGGCCATGGGGTCTCCACCGCATTGATTAGGCAATCCGTGAGTACGGTTACATGGTCGGCTTACGCATCTGTGTGGTCTTTATGGGAGCGATTGATAGAGCAGGTTGGGGGTTGCAGTACTGCAGATGACTACCGGATGTTACTGATTTATTGGGTGGGTTTGGAATTTAGTAAGGGTTTGTCTTATTCGGTAGTGGCTAAGAGGGTTTCAGCGGTTGCGTTTTGGCTATGCATGCAGGGTTTAATGGATGTATCGAAATGCTTCCTGGTGCGACAAGCGTTAAAAGGTTACTGGCGGAGCACCCTTACAAGGAATAGCCGTCGCCCGGTATCGAATGAATTGCTGCAATGTTTATGGAGTCAGGTGGGCGTGATATGTGAGTCAGGTTATAAAGTGTGCTTGTTTCGGGCTGTGTTTTCGTTGGCGTTTTTTGGTGCGTTTAGAGTGTCGGAGTTGGTTGCGCTAAATAAATTTGGGTTAGGCAGTTTGCAGCTTGGTGACGTGGTGCGGTGTGCAGATGGgttactgtgttttttgcggCAATCAAAAACAGACCCGGAGGGTGTTGCGGAGCTTGAAgatataccctcaatatcttcacttaaatccccttgtagctgaagaaacaggtcaatattcaagagacaatttccccagtgactggacgacacacagtttgggagtcaactgactttactaggcatgtgcacctgctttcaaacctccaacagcctcatttacatacaatacatagattactatggtacaaggagaggtggggtcagacaatagcaagggctgatgggcggttgagaggggggggggaagaggtacagacaagaaagacattcgataagtggcgatgtttgccacagAGGGTAAGAGGATGCACTTTGTGTTGAGGTCGATGGGGGGGTCAGTTGTTTGTCCTGTTCGATGTTGATGATTTCTTGGCTGTGCCGCTGGATATCTCTGGGCCTTTGTTGATACATCAGAATGGGGCAGCCTTGTCTCGCTTTCAGTTTGTTGCGATATTTCGGAAATGCTAGGCAGTCGAGGGTATGGCGGTGAATTAATTTGCATCTCATTCATTCAGGATCAGGGCGGCCATGGAAGCATCCAGGTGGGGCCTGGGGGAGGATGTGATTCAGTGGATAGACAGATGGGAGTCTGCAAGCTTTCACTCATAAATTCGCCAACATTTGTTGTTTGATAGGGAGAAGTTGGTGAGCGGATGTTAGTAGTCGGTGGTATTTGTGGGAGCTCAAGGTATTGGTTAGGGTGTTGTATCGCTGTTTTATTTCTTTCAGGGCCTGTGCCATGTTTAGCCAGAATTTTTGGTCACTCTTAAGTGTATTGGGAGGCCGAGAGAGCGGATGTGCAACGGGAGGCAGTTGGGTTTTGATGTAGGAGATTTGCAGGCGTGTTGGATCGGTTTATGAGGTTTGTTGTGGGGTCAAGTGCTCCCGGGATTTTGTTTTTATGCATCATTGGATCGTCCCCCGGATATAGTGGTTTTACACGCAGGTGGAAATTATTTGGCCGTCCGTCGTTCCAGGGATGTTATTAGGGACATCAAGCTGGATTTGTTAAGATTGTTGGCAGATTTTCCAGGTTTGTTAGTAGTATGGTTGGACATTGTTGTGCGGCGAGCATGGAGGACGGGAAAAATTTAACAAGGAAGTGGGCCATTTTGTGAGGCATCAGGGAGGTTTTGTGGTGTGTCATAAGGATTTGGAGGGGGGCGTCTCCTATGTTTTTACGGCAGGATGGGGTTCATTTGAATAAAATTGGGATTGATATGTGGACCTTGGGCTTGCAGGAGGGTTTGGAAATGGCGTTCAAGGTTTGGAGGGATGAACAAAGGTGAGTTATCCCCTATCTTTGTCTGGTGACAGGTAAAAGAAGGATCCTGGGAGGCAAAACTTGGATAGGTGCATGGCTCCATCTCTTGTGGCGTGCATCTAGGATGTTGATGTGAATGGAAAGCTGGGGGATCCTGTTTGGGCTAATAGCCTGGCAGGGGTTTAATTTCCAGGagtttggtgcccttgggtcagtGAGTGAGGCTGAGGGTAAAGTTAGATTAAACCTGGATCGTAAGAGGAGGTTCGCGAGGGGCGAACATGGTTCACTTGGACTGCCTTCTAGGATCCCTTAACGTTTTGAAAAGCTACATGTTGATGGATTAATGTTTTGATTAATATTGTTAATAAACTTAAGCTATGACCTTTTTACACCAAGTCACATGGTTGAGTTttatttgtttaaaggggttgaggGATACAGAGAGCCAAAAGATCTTCCATCCCAGGAAGTCAAGAACACAGCTCAATGAATGGGTGAAGAGATGGGATAGTCCCCCTACTACCACTAGGGAGAGGTACAGTAGTTGGCTGTTGATGTATGTAAATGAGAAAAAGAGGGAAAATGATAAAGATGAGTTCTGCATTTACCAAATATCTTACACATATTCCTTTGTCACTCTAATTGTATGGTCATTTAGAGTCCATAAGCTGTGGGATGGTTCAAACTGGACAAGCCCTAATCATACTACATGTAATATGCGTCATGTTTAGTCTTCACAGTTAATGTAAAGTTTTGCTTTAAACTGATTTGATGAATGTAATCTTGCCTAATTATGTCTGCTTATAATACAATTCTCTGTAGGGCACTGTTCCCCAGAGAAAAATACTTGGAAACATTGTATCTATGTCTTTCTTGTTCTCTGATGCATCGTAAAGGAATCAATTTGAATCACACTGACGGAAATGTTGGCCATTTTGTAGTCTCTCCCAAATTCCAGAGAAGAGGGTTTCCGTAACAGTGCTGACAAAAAGGACACTTTTCCCTGTAACgggaacaaaaaactgccacaacaGAAGATACTGCCCAGGGAGTCCGTCAGACATATGGCCCAGGAGAGACCTTAATAACATGAAAATATCACAACCCGAGGTCATTACAAGTAGTGGGATCATTGTACAGATCTAATGACATATATCTAGATATTTATTCCGTTTCATGTACTTTTATTGAATCTTATGGGAACAAGGTCAGATCCTCACGGCTTTCTTTAGACAGAGCCATCTGTTAGTAGAGCTGCAGTTCTCCTGATAATAATCAGCTCTAGTCATTGATAGACAGCGTCCTGATGATTGTGTCTGCATCTGGATCCTGAGCAACAAGAGAATAAAACAAGGAGAAACTATGAGAAATCAGTAATTATAAGAGAAGTCCAGACCCCGGTGATTATCTATATTCCCAGTAATAACCAGTGTGTGCTAGTGTCAGGAGGTCACTTACAAGCTGCTGTTATGATGTTCTCCATCCACCCATCTCCAGCCGTCTCCATCATGGTAAAGTCCTATCCAGTATGTCTTCTCTCCCCGCTGTCTGAGATCTCTCTGTATAAACTCCTGTAATAAATGAGGAACAATCCTGACATGACAGATATAACTAGATGTGATGACACAGCGGACTGCGGCCGGTCTTCTCCTCCTATAATCTCCTTATACATGAACATAGACGCCATACCTTCTGTTCCTGGTTCTTTATGACCAGTAGATCAGCTCCCATCATCTCACACTGATCCCGGCTCTGGTCCCATGTTCTGTCTGGTACATCTGAATAGTAATAACAGTCGTCTCCATGTAGAATCCAACCATTAGGACACAGAAGACAACCTGGAAGAGTTTGAAGCTTCTTTATAGATCCAGTAATAGTAGGAGCGCCATTTACATTCATAAGACGTGTGTAAGGAATAATGTGCAGCGCTGAGGTTTTACTCCAAGGTGTTCGGCAGATGTTCCGAGAGACTAAGGGTGGATTTACCCCGGGGCGaggacagtcggctgctcgttcagtggaggtgaagctctGTATTTacctgcagcgatctcctccacagtatgaggaggagggATCGCTGCTtctattgctcgtccccatacaaaatGATTGCTCCTGGGCAGTAGAGAGCTGATTAGAGAGCACCGTCTGCTGCCCGGGAACGATAAATGAGGTGTCCTCGACTCTGatcatttcacccaatgaacgaatgtttcgcttgttcatcaggtgatctgcggcacctttagaCGGGCCGATTATTGGAAATGAGCATTTTGCCCGAACATTGGGCCATGTAAATCTACATTTAATGTCCTTTTACACGTAGCAATTATCAAGGAAAAACTTGTAGGGCGTGACGTGTGACTTCACCGCGCCTGATCAGGCATCGTGTTGCTGCACAATATTTTAGACAGTttatttaatcaagatggccacatcagcctctctgcaagcaaatggatgaggtgagtatatttttttaaatctaattaacccctgaaaggcctccatCTTAacatcagatgctgcgatcagcacaAAACTGCAATAGCCCCGCAACGCCTCCACTATGCAGACAGCATGCAGGTAAAAATTGAAGAGGATGCAACACGATTCAAGAGTGCCATGGCCCCTTCACAGCTGATCAGCAGTAGTAAGGGCAGTAGGACGCCCACCTTGTTGAAGCTGGGCCCAGGGCTGATCGCATACAATTAACCCCTCgagtgctgtggtcaaatgtgttTCATTTCTATTAcccccaccctccccccccccccccccataaaacagTGGCAGAATTgagtttttttccccaattccatcccatttgaAATTTCTATCCAGCTCCCCTCTACATTGTAATCAAtattaaattgtgccattagaaaatacTACTTATCCCACACAAACAAGCCTCATTAAGGCTATAAgaacggaaaaattaaaaagttatagctctggtAAGTGGGGAGTGGAAAATGTCCAATTCTCTAAGGGTTATTGTGAATATTTAAACTGTCAAAATAATTGATTTACCTGAAGCACTGTTAGCATTGTTCACACAGAGCTCCTGACGTAGTCTTTTATATTCAGCATTACTTTGCTTTGTTGGATGGTGGTTATAAAGGCGCTGACAAACTGAAAGACACAGAAGTCAATCAGACATCaaagagtgaaaaaaaaacaccttcgAGTGAGACACTgaatcattgaaaaaaaaaaatgtacagtacagaccaaaagtttggacacaccttctcattcaaagagttttctttattttcatgactatgaaaattgtagattcacactgaaggcatcaaaactatgaattaacacatgtggaattatatacatgataaaaaagtgtgaaacaactgaaaatatgtcatattctaggttcttcaaagtagccaccttttgctttgattactgctttgcacactcttggcattctcttgatgagcttcaagaggtagtcacctgaaatggtcttccaacagtcttgaaggagttcccagagatgctttttgccttcactctgcggtccagctcaccccaaaccatctcgattgggttcaggtccgatgactgtggaggccaggtcatctgccgcagcaccccatcactctccttcatagtcaaatagcccttacacagcctggaggtgtgtttgaggtcattgtcctgttgaaaaataaaacgcaaaccggatggaatagcatgccgctgcaagatgctgtggtagccatgctggttcagtatgccttcaatttggaataaatacccaacagtgtcaccagcaaagcacccccacaccatcacacctcctccatgcttcacggtgggaaccaggcatgtagagtacatccgttcaccttttctgcgtcgcacaaagacactgtggttggaaccaaagatctcaaatttagactcatcagaccaaagcacagatttccactggtctaatgtccattccttgtgttctttagcccaaacaagtctcttctgcttgttgcctgtccttagcagtggtttcctagcagatattctaccatgaaggcctgattcacacagtctcctcttaacagttgttctagagatgtgtctgctgctaggactctgtgtggcattgacctggtctctattctgagctgctgttaacctgcgatttctgaggctggtgactcggatgaacttatcctccgcagcagaggtgactcttggtcttcctttcctggggcggtccgcatgtgagccagtttctttgtggcGCTTGATGCTTTTtgcgactgcacttggggacactttcaaagttttcccaatttttcggactgactgaccttcatttcttaaagtaatgatggccactcgtttttctttacttagctgcttttttcttgccataatacaagttctaacagtctattcagtaggactatcagctgtgtatccacctgacttctccacaacgcaacttatggtcccaaccccatttataaggcaagaaatcccacttattaaacctgacagggcacacctgtgaagtgaaaaccatttcaggtgactacctcttgaagctcatcaagagaatgccaagagtgtgcaaagcagtaatcaaagcaaaaggtggctactttgaagaacctagaatatgacatattttcagttgtttcacacttttttgttatgtatataattccatatgtgttaattcatagttttgataccttcggtgtgaatctacaattttcctagtcatgaaaataaagaaaactctttgaatgagaagatgtgtccaaacttttggactgtactgtatatacaattttttttgcatttagcaGAAGCAGAATACAAGAAACATGACATGTAGTACATCGTACTAGTGGAAAGGAGCATCTTGCTTACCTGTCGCTTCCTCTCTCTGCCTGCAGGCTATCTGCAAATGTCCTATCAGAGACTCCTCACTCAGTGGTGGGAAATAACGGGATGCAGCTACAGTATCTCTGGTGGAGAGCAGTGCAGTACATCAATGGCTTGTTTAGgttgtttggcacccagggcaggtcttttctctgcccccccccccaccccaatacttaaaaaaaaaaataataatgtaccccctcacagtagtgcccccttaaagtgcagtgtcctgaaacacactgcttaatactgtgattgtgtttcatgtaaattgTGCTTGTGATTGAGTtccaataaagttgcatagggaggagGAAGTTCTAACAAGCCTCCCTGGACTGACTCCGCCCCACACACAGTGCAGACAGTGCAGGaagaagaaggtcagtgtgtgatgtctgaggaaaaacttcacctcagcagccattttgcagAGTTAGTTCCATGCACCAGCCCGTAGAAGAGAAAGATTACAGAAGAACCAGGCAACTCAGAGAGAGAGTGAGAATATtgacaaaggaaggtaactgtcatttatcagactcctttgcattaggtggagagattctaagctacaagcTGCTCCACCATAATTAAAGACAGAAAGGCCATTTGTCAGAACATAGCACtcctagagaggatacagaagtatagGATTATACAGTACCACAGAAACAGTACATCCTTCCAACCTGGGGAAATAAGAGAGAGAAAGACTGATTGTCATAGAGGACTACTCCTTATGCAACTTCTAGGAACTAACCTTTACTCACTGTAAAAGCTGCCTTGatgtaaatgacttttgcatacattgatgacctgtggataagcttcagtaaagtactgggagtttgttaCCAGCTATAGTCTCCTTATTCTATATTATCattactactaccaccaacattTGCACCCTACGGTGCTGGCGttacgaacacaggggcccagccaccacaagTAACCTAAACACcgccaccatcaagggcacctcaacttccatctggctggtgttccctgcaactgagagtgccccagaggacttcgtgctgtcttcccctccactgcacaccagcccagggaggctctgctaaccgtgagtaaattaACTACTACACCCACCAGCTCACCACCACTACACTCACTATCCCCTGTGGTCTGGCATGTTGcaaaagtacttatcccttcattgtgcccccttcacagtagttatgacctctctgtgcccctttcacagtagtaatgccctatctttgccccttaacagtagtaattccctctttgtgccctcttcacagtaataatccccattgtgcctccttcacagttataatgcccattgtgcccctttaataataataatgccgattgtgccccctttacagtaataatgcccattgtacctccttcacagtaataacgctcattgtgccctttcacagtaataatgccctttgtgcccccttcatagtaatgcctattgtgcccccttaatagtagtaatgcccattgtgccccttcacagtaataatgcccattgtgcccccttcacagtaataatgacctctgtgcccccttcacagtaataatgaccattgtgcccccttctcaTTAGCACTGCCCTCTGTGTCCCTGTAAGCCATGtaacggggtgggctccccagaatacagcgaagtcacaaacAATGAAATCAAGTCCAACACCAGCTCTTATAAAACAGACTTTTTACTGAAACGTGATATTAAATGCAATCCCATTTGCTGGGAACATAAAAGGAGGTTATATACACTAAACCCGCAGGCCGAGACCCTTGTGTTGCACAGCATGGCGCCCTCCAATGGATGCCAGAAAACTATTAAGATAATTTACCTACTGCGGGCACAATTAACGCTGCCTCGCCGTACCTGGGTTTGCCTGCGGTGCAACACAACAGCTTGCAATCTTAACGGACTATACAGTATTTCCCCCATCCCAAAACTAATCCGGTAGCACATGCCTGGTATTACTCCCAATCAAACAAACGCTGTAATGGAGGTTACGAAAAAGTCCTTTTTCGATCTCTGGAGTGAATTATAACTATTATCCTAGTAGCctgccacacacaggaaccctaactaactaactgcaGGTCTTATCTCAGTCTCTAGTATTTTAGGCGCCAACAATATACTGAGCATGATCTGTCTtgccgacccgggtctgctcttcaTCCACTGTTGGTTCAGAACCGAACAACAAGTTTCTCCAGCACATGAGGTCCGCAGGGTTTTGTGtcctcagtagtgatgagcgacaggggctatattcaaattcacaaaatttcatgaatatttgggcaaatatattcacaaattcgagattattttcttgattgcgaaaaatcggcaatgtagtaTTCACATAATGACCGTGAAATACAGCCGTGGGTCactttttgctacattttccaagctgctagaagtttcctgagactggagaaactggttggcacggcagaacataaaaaatggctttatatgcagttagagtgctccaatttaTTCGCAATTGCACTAATCGGCACTGATGATGCAAATAATTTGGCGCAATATGCGacaccacattttagcaggtctgcatgtatgtatggacagcagaacctatcacactacctaacacactgcactgcaacagctacactatatcaggatataacctacactgactatctcctagTAACTAtttgtattatacagtatatattagctatctaactatctaatgtagtgtggaaagcacagagaacATCAAtgacactgctatctctctcagaacttaacaCTGTGGAAAATGGCTGctagggaggttcttatatagtaaggggtagacaaCTTATCTATTGGTTGattgggatgttgctaagctcagacaaagacattgcagccttctcattggccca
The sequence above is a segment of the Bufo gargarizans isolate SCDJY-AF-19 chromosome 6, ASM1485885v1, whole genome shotgun sequence genome. Coding sequences within it:
- the LOC122942419 gene encoding killer cell lectin-like receptor subfamily B member 1C codes for the protein MKTPDNTKIWTPSWKFLIITVLLGANIVLIRIIEALAKHSEILHELCMNSSDVPGVCQRLYNHHPTKQSNAEYKRLRQELCVNNANSASGCLLCPNGWILHGDDCYYYSDVPDRTWDQSRDQCEMMGADLLVIKNQEQKEFIQRDLRQRGEKTYWIGLYHDGDGWRWVDGEHHNSSLIQMQTQSSGRCLSMTRADYYQENCSSTNRWLCLKKAVRI